CGACCAGGCCCGCGCGGTCCATCGCGAACGTCACGTCGAGCTCCTGCAGGCAGACGTCGTGGACGATCTGGTCGTAGGCGCGCTGGAGGAACGTCGAGTAGATCGCGCAGACCGGCTTCGCGCCCTCCAGCGCCAAACCGGAAGCGAACAGCACCGCCTGCTGCTCGGCGATCCCGACGTCGAAGTAGTGCTCGGGCTCGGCCTTCTGGAGCAGGTTCAGCCCGGTGCCGGAGTTCATCGCGGCCGTGATCCCGACGACGCGCCGGTCGCGGCGCACCTCGTCGATCAGCGCCTCGCCGAACACCGCCGTGTACTGCGGGATCGCCGGCGTGACCGGATGTGCCGCCGAGGCCGGCGTCTTGACGACCACCGTCGGCGCGCGGTTGGTGATCGACTTGGGCTTGGCGGCATGCCACTTCTCCATGCCCTCCAGCCCGCCGTCCTCGGCGGGCATGAAGCCCTTGCCCTTCACCGTCGCCGTGTGCAGGACGACCGGCCGCCCGGCCTCCAGCGCCGCCTTCAGCGCGCGCCGCAGCGCGCGGACGTCATGGCCGTCGATGACGCCCATGTAGGCCCAGTCCAGCTCCTCCCAGAACAGGCCCGGCGCCCAGAACGACTTGATCGACTCCTTCAGCTGCGGGCCGAGGCGGTCGAACGCCGCGCCGATCCCGCCCGGCAGCGTGATCAGCTTCTCCTCGACGCCCTCGCGGGCGTGCCACAGCTTCGGGTTCAGCCGCACGCGGTTGAAGTAGCGCGACAGCGCGCCGACGTTCGGCGAGATCGACATCCCGTTGTCGTTGAGCACCACGACCATCGGCGTGCCCAGCCCGCCGGCCTGGTGGATCGCCTCGAACGCCACGCCACCGGTCATCGCGCCGTCGCCGATCACCGCGACCACGCGGCCCGCGTCGACGTCGCCCGCGAGCTTCATGCCCTCCTTGATCCCGACGGCGTAGCCGATCGAGGTCGAGGCATGGCCCGCGCCCATGATGTCGTGCTCGGACTCGTGGATCGCGCAGAACGGCGCAAGACCTTCGTATTGACGGATCGTCGGGAGCTGGTCCCGGCGGCCGGTCAGGATCTTGTGCGGGTAGGCCTGGTGGCCGACGTCCCAGAGGATCTTGTCGGTCGGCGAGTCCAGGACCGAGTGCAGCGCGACCGCGATCTCGCACGTGCCGAGGTTGGCGCCGAAGTGGCCGCCGATCTCCCCGACCGTGTCGATGATGTGCTCGCGGACCTCCTGCGCCACCTGCTGCAGCTGCTCCTCGGAGAGCCCATGGAGGTCCTTGGGAGCGTCGATGCGGTCGAGCAGGCGTTCGGGAGGTTGCGTCATGAAGTCCGGGTGAAGATGAAGTCGGTGATCTGCTCCAGCTCGGGCGCACCCTGCGGAGCGGAAGTTCTAAGGGTAGCCCTGGCAGCCGCGTGTGAGTCGGCCGCGAGCTTCCTGGCGCCGTCGAGCCCGAATTCGGTCACATACGTCCGCTTGCCGTGGCGCTCGTCGGAGCCCTGCGGCTTGCCGAGATCCTGGTCGGTCCCGGTGACGTCCAGGATGTCGTCCACGATCTGGAACAGGACGCCCAGCTCCTGGGCGAAGCGGCGCCAGCCGAGCGTCTCGTCCGCGTCGTCGCGGATCCCGCCGAGCAGCAGGACGCAGATGACCGACGCGCCGATCAGGCGGCCGGTCTTGAGCTCGTGCAGGCGCCGCAGGTCGGCGGGCGTCTCGGACACGCCGGAGACGTCCAGGTACTGACCGCCGACCATCCCGTCCACGCCGGTCGCGGCAGCGAGCTCGCGCGCGGCGGCCAGGACCCTGTCGGGCTCGCCGGGCTGAGCGGTCAGCAGGTGGCGGAACGCCTCGGCGTAGAGTGCGTCGCCGGCCAGGATCGCGACGTCCTCGCCGAACTTGACGTGGCACGTCGGCCGCCCGCGGCGCAGGTCGTCGTCGTCCATCGCCGGGAGGTCGTCGTGGATCAGCGAGTAGGTGTGGATCAGCTCCAGCGCGGCCGCCAGCGGCAGGACCTGCTGCTGGTCGAGGCCGACGGCGCTCGCGGTGGCGAGCGCCAGGACCGGCCGGATCCGCTTGCCGCCCGCGAGCAGCGAGTAGCGCATGGCCTCCTCGAGGCCCTCGGTCCGCGGCGCGCGGCTCGGGAAGCGCAGCGCGTCGAGGTAGACGTCGACCTGCGCGCGGAGGTGGTCGGGGTAGACCACGGTCTGGACGCTCAGAGCAGGTGGTCCTGGCCGGGATGCGGCTCGGCGGCGGCCGCCCGCGAGAGGCGGTCCAGCTCGGCGCTGGCCTGCGAGGCCAGCGAGGCGGCGTCCTCGACGAGGGTCGCTGCCGCGTCCGGGCTCACGTCGCCGGACCGCAGCTGCTCCGCGGTGCGCTCCAGCCGCGTGACCAGCGCGTCGAGCTGGGAGGCGGCGTCGTCAGTCGTGCTCACCCGCGACATTGTGCCGCAGCGGGCGGCGGCTGGGTCAGCCGCCGAAGTCGGCGAGGTCGATCGTGGTGGTCCTGCGCGGCGCCGTGCGCGCGGGCGGCGCGGGGTCCGGATCCGGATCGCCGGAGAGATCGGCGAGGTCGACGGAGGTCCTGGGGTCCTCGTGGGCGGGCGGCCTGGCGGTCGGCGAGTCGGAGACGGGCTGCTGCGCGGGCGGCGTGGCGGTCGTCGTCGTGGTGCGTGCGGTCGTGGTCGGCTTCGCCCGGGCCGGAGCCGCGGCGCTCTGGGTCGTGACCGGCTTGGCCGCGGCCGCCGCGGCCGCGGGCGCCGCGGCGACGGCGCGCGGCCTGACGCGGGCGCGACGCTCCGCCGTCCTCGGCCGTTGATGGTGGTCTTGCTCGGTCGCCTCCTTCACGCCGACCGCTGCGCCACCACCCGCCAGCAGCGCGCAGCACGCGCCGACCGTGAGCTTCGCCGCCAGGCCGCCACCGCCCGCGGTCGTGCTCGCCGCGACGGCCCCGCCGCCGCCCGCCGCCGCGCCGCCACCGCCGAAGACCTTCAACAACGCCGCCAGCCCCGAGCCGCCGCCCGCGAACGGCACCAACAACGAGAGCTCGCGCTCGACGCCCGCGTGCGCGCGCCGGAACGCCCGGCACTCCACGCACCCCGCCAGGTGCCGCCGGTCGCGCCGCGCGAGCCTGAGCTTCCCCGCGTCCGACGCCGCCACCAGCCGGTCCCGGACGTCGCGGCAGGTCGTGTCGCGCGCCTCGGCCGCGTCGGTCAGCGCGACTCGCGCGCGGTGCACGAGCATCCGCGACGACGTCGTCGAGATCCCGAGCGCCTCGCCGACCGCCTCGTGCGACAGCCCGCCCAGCTCGCGCAGCAGCAGCGCGCTGCGCTGGCCGTCGGTCAGCGCGCCGATGTCCTTCAACAACGCGCGCATCGTCTCGCGCTGCTCGATCGCGTTGGCGGGATCGGCGGTCGCGCCCTCGCTGGCGGTCTCCTCGGCGTCCAGGTCGTCGGTGAGCGGCCTGCGCAGCACGTCGATGCAGCGGTTGTGCGCGACCCGGAACAGCCACGGCCGGACGTCGATCTCGCGGTCGTCGCGGCGCAGCGCCTGGTAGGCGCGCAGGAACACGTCCTGCGCCGCGTCCTCCGGATCGTGCGCGCTGCCGCGCAACATGTAGGCCGCGTAGTTGCGGATGGCGTCGGCGTAGCGCGCGTGCAGGGCCGCGAACGCCGTCTCGTCACCGGCCCGGAACCTGCGCAGCAGCGCGGCGTCGCTGCGCACGCTCATCACGGCGCGACCCCGGTGATCACCCACGCGGCACCCGCCCGCAGGCGGCCGTCGCGCGTCGCGCCGGGGCCGGAGATCAGGAGGTCCGGGCGCCCGTCGCCGTTGAAGTCGCCGGCCGGCGCCGCGGCCATGCCGAGCGCGTCCTGCGCGTAGGCGCCGTCGATCCGGACCGTCGAGCCGCGATGCGGTCCGGACAGGGCGATCCGCCCGGCGCCG
The sequence above is a segment of the Conexibacter woesei Iso977N genome. Coding sequences within it:
- a CDS encoding RNA polymerase sigma factor, which gives rise to MSVRSDAALLRRFRAGDETAFAALHARYADAIRNYAAYMLRGSAHDPEDAAQDVFLRAYQALRRDDREIDVRPWLFRVAHNRCIDVLRRPLTDDLDAEETASEGATADPANAIEQRETMRALLKDIGALTDGQRSALLLRELGGLSHEAVGEALGISTTSSRMLVHRARVALTDAAEARDTTCRDVRDRLVAASDAGKLRLARRDRRHLAGCVECRAFRRAHAGVERELSLLVPFAGGGSGLAALLKVFGGGGAAAGGGGAVAASTTAGGGGLAAKLTVGACCALLAGGGAAVGVKEATEQDHHQRPRTAERRARVRPRAVAAAPAAAAAAAKPVTTQSAAAPARAKPTTTARTTTTTATPPAQQPVSDSPTARPPAHEDPRTSVDLADLSGDPDPDPAPPARTAPRRTTTIDLADFGG
- a CDS encoding polyprenyl synthetase family protein, with product MVYPDHLRAQVDVYLDALRFPSRAPRTEGLEEAMRYSLLAGGKRIRPVLALATASAVGLDQQQVLPLAAALELIHTYSLIHDDLPAMDDDDLRRGRPTCHVKFGEDVAILAGDALYAEAFRHLLTAQPGEPDRVLAAARELAAATGVDGMVGGQYLDVSGVSETPADLRRLHELKTGRLIGASVICVLLLGGIRDDADETLGWRRFAQELGVLFQIVDDILDVTGTDQDLGKPQGSDERHGKRTYVTEFGLDGARKLAADSHAAARATLRTSAPQGAPELEQITDFIFTRTS
- the dxs gene encoding 1-deoxy-D-xylulose-5-phosphate synthase; the encoded protein is MTQPPERLLDRIDAPKDLHGLSEEQLQQVAQEVREHIIDTVGEIGGHFGANLGTCEIAVALHSVLDSPTDKILWDVGHQAYPHKILTGRRDQLPTIRQYEGLAPFCAIHESEHDIMGAGHASTSIGYAVGIKEGMKLAGDVDAGRVVAVIGDGAMTGGVAFEAIHQAGGLGTPMVVVLNDNGMSISPNVGALSRYFNRVRLNPKLWHAREGVEEKLITLPGGIGAAFDRLGPQLKESIKSFWAPGLFWEELDWAYMGVIDGHDVRALRRALKAALEAGRPVVLHTATVKGKGFMPAEDGGLEGMEKWHAAKPKSITNRAPTVVVKTPASAAHPVTPAIPQYTAVFGEALIDEVRRDRRVVGITAAMNSGTGLNLLQKAEPEHYFDVGIAEQQAVLFASGLALEGAKPVCAIYSTFLQRAYDQIVHDVCLQELDVTFAMDRAGLVGDDGPTHHGVFDIAYLRALPNITLAAPRDEAQLKHLLRTALTQGGPFGLRYPRGEGVGVALPSSAEVQAIPVGKGEVLREGSRVALIGYGSGVGKSLEAAALLAEHDLDVTVVDARFAKPLDMELLRGLAAEHELLVTVEEGVLSGGFGSGVWEALNDAGVHVPKMLRIGVPDRYVTHGKPALLHAEIGFTGKEIARKIEAALLAGHGSVLSEA